The genomic stretch AAATCCTCCAGCACCTCCGTCATCTCGTTCCCGCGCTCTCCGCATCCCACGAAGACGATGACGTCGGCCCCCGCATGCCTGGCGAGGGACTGCTCCACGACGGTCTTCCCGGTGCCGAACCCCCCCGGGATGATCGCCGCGCCACCCGCCGCGAGGGGGAACAGCACGTCGAACACCCGTTGCCCAGTGATGAACGGCAGCGTGGGGGGGAGGCGTTTCCGGAACGGCCGCGGAGTTCGGACGGGCCAGCTCTGGACCAACGGAAGCGCGGTCCCGTCCGCAAGGAACGCCACAGGTTCAAGGACGGAGAACGTCCCCGCCAGGATTCGGCGGATCGTTCCCCCGCTTCCGGGCGGGACCATCACGAGGTGGTCGACGCGGGAAGTCTCCGACACGACGCCCAGGACATCCCCCGTGCCGACCACATCCCCTTCCCTGGCCACGGGCCGGAACTCCCAGCTTTTCTCCCGGTCGAGAGGTGGTGCCGCGCATCCCTTTCCGATGAAGTCGCCGCTCATTCCCAGGATCGCGTGCAGGGGGCGCTGAACGCCGTCGTACACGGAGCCGAGAAGCCCGGGGCCGAGCTCCGCGAGAAGCGGTTTTCCGACGTCGGTGACCCCTTCGCCGAGTCCGAGTCCGGTCGTATCCTCGTAGACCTGGATGGTGGCCTGGTCCGCCTCCAGCCGGATCACCTCGCCCGGGAGGTGGTCCTTTCCCACCAGGACCCGGTTGTAGATCCGGGCCCCCGCCATGCTTTTGGCGACCACCGTGGGGCCGGAAACGCGGACGATGATTCCTCCCTCCGTCATTCCCGCTTACCGCCGAATCCGGATCTGGTAACCGACCGCACGACGGATCAGGCGCGCGACGTACTCCTCGGGCCTCGGGGCTCCCTTTCGGAGCGGCAGGGACGGGACGGGGATGAACAGCGGGGATCGGCTCTCTTCCAGCGTTCGCTGGAGCGCCTCGGGCAGCCCCCGGCAGAGCTCCTCGTCCAGGATGACGAGGCGCACCCCCGGATCCCGGGAGAGGGATCTCGCCTGCCGCCCCATCTCCTCGGTGGTCGGCGTTTCCCGGGTGTCGACCCCCGCGAGCCGGTATCCCAGCCCGGCTTCCTTCTCCATCAGGGCGATCACGTGGCTCATCTTCCATCCCTTCCGCGCGGTATCAGTACTCCAGGATCAAGAGGTGGCCGAGCTCGGCCTCGGGGAGATCCACGAGCCTTGCGCGAACGATCATCCGCAGGTTGCGAACCTCGCGGAGCTTGTCCAGCAGAAAGGATACCAGCGGCCCCCAGCCGAGCGGGTCGACGCGCGCGAGATACCGCGTCGCGCGGAGGAGCACGCGGTCCAGCTGGCGTTCGACGACGGCCAGGAAGGGAACGCCTTCGGCGGGCGCCGGCAGGGCCGCGAGGGGCCGGAGGAAGAGGGACCTTCCGGCCTCCTGGATCGCTTCCGCGAGCGTCGGCGACGCCCGGACCCGGTCGAGGGCGCCCTCGTCGAAAATCTTCCCCCCGGGGAGAAAATTCCGGTCCCGGTTCAAGGGGACGATCCGATCCGCGACCTCCTTCAGGACGGTCATGAGGTTGATCGTGTCGACGGAGAGGGAGACGAAGAGGGAAAGCGCGTCCTCCCCGTCCGCCCCCGGGGAGGAAAATCGGATCTCACGGAGCCGGGAAGCCGCTTGCTCGAACCAGCGTCTGTCGAGGGCCGATTCCAGGATCGCGAGGTCCTGGGGCTCGCGGAACGAAGGGAGGGCCCGGAGGAGGGGGGGGCCCCACGGCTCCCGCCAGGTGACCATCAATTCTGCGAGGGCGCGCGGGTCGGCCTGCCGACACATCTCCTCCAGCGCCGCCTCGTCGTGGAGGCCCGTTGGTACGAGGGAAGAGAGGATCTCCGCCGGGGTCGCCCCCGAAACCAATCCCCGCAGGACGGTCTTGACGGCCTGCACCTCCCAGTAGCCGAGCACGAGCCGGACCGCCTCGGCGCAATCGCCGGAGGAGATGGCCAGCAGCCGGGACAGGGTCTGCGAGACGTTCCTGCGGAGGGCCTCCTCGATCCGGGCGGCCTCCGGGACCTCCCCCCCGGTGGATTCGATGAAGTGACCATACGGGGTCTCCTGCAAGGCCGCGGCGATCGACGACAGGTCGGGCAGCGCGAGGATCATTTCGAACTCCCGGCGCGAGAGGAATTGGGCCCGCATCGCATGCAGCCGCGTATTCAGGTAGAAGAGGTCACTCATCGGGGCCGGGTAACCTTTTCCATAGTTCGACCATCAGCGCGGGCCGGGCTTTCACGAATCGGGACCGGAGCGTGTTCCGGACGAGGAACGTGCCGTCTTCGTCCGACGCCTCCACCCCCCCGATCTCCGTTTCCGGTAACGGCTCGAAGCGAATGCGGGCGTCGGAAATCGATCGTTCGAGCGCGACCCGGGCGACCCCGTCCGCGCGCAGGATGACATTTCCCGCCGGAAACTCCGGGAGGATCTCCCGGTACAGTCGCTCTGCGACGGCAGGGTAGCGAGCTTCGCCGAGAAGGAGCGGCAGGAGTTCCTCCACCCGGGCCAGAATCGCGTCCACAACCCCGGCGCGCGCCCGCAGCCACGCCTCGTTCGCTTCCTGCCGGGCGCGGTTCATGCGGAGAAGCCGCGCCCTCTCCGCCTCCCCGGCCGTGGAGTCCCGGACGTCCGGCTCGACGGTTTCCGATTTTTTCCGGGCCTCTTCCGTGATCTTCACGGCCTCATCGCGGGCCCGGGCCAGGATCCCGTCCCTCCGCGTCTCCGCCGTCCGGATCAGGTGCCGGGTCAGTTCATCGTACCCCACCGCGATCCCCCCCTCACTTCAGCGTCGTGAGAATGAGGATGGCGACGGTGAACCCGAAGATGACGAGCGTCTCGGGGATCACCAGCAGGATGATCATCGTTCCGAGCGATTCC from Candidatus Deferrimicrobium sp. encodes the following:
- a CDS encoding V-type ATP synthase subunit F, encoding MSHVIALMEKEAGLGYRLAGVDTRETPTTEEMGRQARSLSRDPGVRLVILDEELCRGLPEALQRTLEESRSPLFIPVPSLPLRKGAPRPEEYVARLIRRAVGYQIRIRR
- a CDS encoding V-type ATPase subunit, translated to MSDLFYLNTRLHAMRAQFLSRREFEMILALPDLSSIAAALQETPYGHFIESTGGEVPEAARIEEALRRNVSQTLSRLLAISSGDCAEAVRLVLGYWEVQAVKTVLRGLVSGATPAEILSSLVPTGLHDEAALEEMCRQADPRALAELMVTWREPWGPPLLRALPSFREPQDLAILESALDRRWFEQAASRLREIRFSSPGADGEDALSLFVSLSVDTINLMTVLKEVADRIVPLNRDRNFLPGGKIFDEGALDRVRASPTLAEAIQEAGRSLFLRPLAALPAPAEGVPFLAVVERQLDRVLLRATRYLARVDPLGWGPLVSFLLDKLREVRNLRMIVRARLVDLPEAELGHLLILEY
- a CDS encoding V-type ATP synthase subunit E, translated to MGYDELTRHLIRTAETRRDGILARARDEAVKITEEARKKSETVEPDVRDSTAGEAERARLLRMNRARQEANEAWLRARAGVVDAILARVEELLPLLLGEARYPAVAERLYREILPEFPAGNVILRADGVARVALERSISDARIRFEPLPETEIGGVEASDEDGTFLVRNTLRSRFVKARPALMVELWKRLPGPDE